From Lutra lutra chromosome 14, mLutLut1.2, whole genome shotgun sequence, a single genomic window includes:
- the LOC125084901 gene encoding uncharacterized protein LOC125084901, producing MESHAACQPAGSVTVCGGGVQGLERPSDLGGFVLHDPTGKRMERGTHGALSRPPGKLIHGDSQRHHDSGRVGGRRGLCREGGRRGAVRAWRWAGLSGRMPGQGPARARRRSVMAGGPRTAQTPATDPEGGFSLAPRAAPGAHQESGEKGKEEQDGSELGQKMQIQHVGSSRAASCGECAGWWGPEVQLVPPDRMGGQSVDKCHEALVSFPTPGPHVPPVPPTTHGQERAVTAYGDLSCDPGEHLGAGQGVLCSCALSVLLSVKLMNRGGQSSGARAEPCP from the exons ATGGAAAGTCACGCCGCCTGCCAGCCTGCGGGGTCGGTGACGGTCTGCGGGGGAGGAGTGCAGGGCCTCGAGAGGCCAAGTGATCTGGGGGGTTTTGTGCTCCATGACCCGACTGGGAAGAGGATGGAGCGTGGAACACACGGAGCGCTCAGCCGGCCACCGGGAAAACTGATACACGGAGATTCCCAGCGTCACCACGATTCCGGACGGGTGGGAGGCCGACGGGGGCTCTGCCGTGAAGGTGGGAGGCGGGGAGCCGTCCGCGCCTGGAGATGGGCGGGCCTTTCGGGGAGGATGCCCGGCCAGGGGCCCGCTCGTGCGAGGCGGAGGTCAGTGATGGCGGGAGGCCCACGGACGGCCCAGACGCCAGCCACGGACCCAGAGGGCGGGTTCTCACTGGCTCCGAGGGCTGCTCCTGGAGCTCATCAGGAAAGCGgcgagaaaggaaaagaagaacaggATGGAAGCGAGTTAGGACAGAAAATGCAGATTCAACACGTTGGGAGCAGTCGGGCGGCCTCATGTGGGGAGTGCGCGGGGTGGTGGGGGCCGGAAGTGCAGCTCGTTCCCCCGGACAGGATGGGTGGACAGAGTGTCGACAAGTGCCATGAGGCACTGGTGAGCTTCCCGACACCAGGACCCCACGTGCCCCCTGTGCCCCCCACCACTCACGGCCAGGAACGAGCAGTCACGGCCTACGGAGACCTTTCTTGTGACCCAGGAGAGCATCTCGGAGCTGGGCAGGGCGTCTTGTGCTCCTGTGCTCTGTCCGTCCTTCTGTCTGTCAAGCTAATGAACAGAGGAGGCCAAAGCAGTG GTGCGAGAGCGGAGCCGTGCCCCTGA